The following are encoded in a window of Manihot esculenta cultivar AM560-2 chromosome 8, M.esculenta_v8, whole genome shotgun sequence genomic DNA:
- the LOC110619933 gene encoding abscisic acid receptor PYL4, protein MPPNHPKSSVLLHRINTATSSTTTTAAACQKRWSPLSCATPVPETIARYHTRLVGPNQCCSTAVQQIGAPVSTVWSVVRRFDKPQAYKHFVKSCDVIDGDGDVGTLREVHVVSGLPAANSRERLEILDDERHIISFSVVGGEHRLENYKSVTTLHPSPAENGTVVVESYVVDIPPGNTEEDTCVFVNTIVRCNLKSLKQIAENLSGRNKSSS, encoded by the coding sequence ATGCCTCCTAATCATCCTAAATCCTCTGTCCTGCTCCATCGGATTAACACCGCAAcatcctccaccaccaccaccgcaGCAGCCTGCCAGAAGCGGTGGTCCCCTTTATCATGCGCCACCCCTGTCCCAGAAACCATCGCACGTTATCACACCCGTTTAGTAGGCCCCAATCAGTGCTGCTCTACCGCGGTACAGCAGATCGGTGCCCCCGTCTCTACTGTATGGTCCGTCGTCCGAAGATTCGATAAACCTCAAGCTTACAAGCACTTCGTCAAGAGCTGTGACGTTATCGATGGAGACGGCGATGTGGGCACCCTCCGAGAGGTTCATGTCGTCTCCGGACTCCCTGCAGCTAACAGCAGGGAGCGTCTCGAGATCCTGGACGACGAGCGTCATATTATCAGCTTCAGCGTTGTTGGTGGAGAACACCGGCTGGAGAATTACAAGTCTGTCACCACCCTCCACCCGTCTCCTGCAGAAAACGGCACCGTAGTAGTGGAGTCTTACGTGGTGGATATTCCTCCCGGCAACACTGAGGAGGATACGTGTGTGTTTGTGAACACCATCGTTCGGTGCAACCTGAAGTCACTGAAACAGATCGCCGAAAACTTGTCCGGACGCAATAAATCATCCTCGTGA